In a genomic window of Sphingomonas lutea:
- a CDS encoding TIR domain-containing protein: MADVFLSCARTNLGAAQRVAALLRACGFSVWYDESLPAHRAFSDVIEEQLEAASSVLVLWSTEAVASQWVRSEANRGREKHRLVQVRLDDARLPMPFDQLQCVDLRNWNNKPDTAAWESVVASVAELAGREASGGGAVPRHLPPQGTSRRQMLVGGGVVAGLGALGGAAWLLRDRPKMSPEAQMVLQKGLDSLQQNDALETQDPGSTLTAIALLSDATQLAPDSAVAWGGLAMAYAVRKRVVPPGERRGVDARSRAAAKAALELDPREGRATGALRMLEAPYRNWIAVERGHRAALQRNPTFPILLFTMSDLLGHVGRWQEARQYSDRFDRKRFMLPGADRKVIINLWAAGDLPAADRMLDVAVKQWPQHPRFSAPGSRISCSPAGLARRSRSWDVRPTGRSRSGRTSLPRSAPPPKRSPENARPNKHGARRLNISKGTRRPRFRWPKPALRWATRRPRSRCCAAIISGRGNGRRSPPPVATRIASPARCSSR; encoded by the coding sequence ATGGCGGACGTTTTTCTTTCTTGCGCCCGGACGAATCTGGGCGCGGCACAGCGCGTCGCCGCGCTGCTACGCGCCTGCGGGTTTTCGGTCTGGTATGACGAAAGCCTTCCGGCGCACCGCGCATTCAGCGACGTCATCGAAGAACAGCTCGAAGCCGCGAGCTCCGTCCTTGTCCTGTGGTCAACCGAGGCCGTGGCGTCGCAATGGGTCCGGTCGGAAGCCAATCGTGGACGCGAAAAGCACCGCCTGGTCCAGGTCCGCCTGGACGACGCGCGTCTCCCCATGCCGTTCGACCAGCTGCAGTGCGTCGACTTGCGCAATTGGAACAATAAGCCCGACACTGCGGCCTGGGAGAGCGTCGTTGCGAGCGTGGCCGAGTTGGCGGGCCGCGAAGCGAGTGGTGGAGGAGCCGTACCCCGGCATCTCCCACCCCAGGGGACATCGCGACGACAGATGCTCGTGGGCGGCGGGGTGGTCGCAGGCCTCGGCGCACTCGGCGGCGCGGCCTGGCTATTGCGAGACCGGCCGAAGATGTCGCCTGAGGCACAAATGGTGTTGCAGAAGGGCCTCGACTCCCTCCAGCAGAACGACGCGCTGGAAACCCAGGATCCCGGGTCGACTCTGACGGCGATTGCCTTGCTGTCCGACGCCACGCAACTGGCGCCGGATTCAGCCGTCGCGTGGGGCGGCCTGGCGATGGCCTATGCCGTGCGCAAGCGCGTTGTCCCGCCGGGCGAGCGCCGCGGCGTGGATGCCCGAAGCCGTGCGGCGGCAAAGGCCGCGCTCGAGCTTGATCCCCGGGAAGGGCGAGCGACGGGCGCATTGCGCATGCTGGAAGCGCCCTATCGCAACTGGATCGCGGTCGAGCGGGGCCACAGGGCCGCATTGCAGCGCAACCCAACCTTCCCGATCCTGCTGTTCACGATGTCCGACCTGCTCGGCCACGTCGGCCGCTGGCAGGAGGCGCGGCAATATTCGGACCGGTTCGACCGCAAGAGGTTCATGCTCCCCGGTGCCGACCGCAAGGTGATCATCAACCTGTGGGCCGCGGGCGACTTGCCGGCGGCCGATCGGATGCTCGACGTGGCCGTGAAACAATGGCCGCAGCACCCCAGATTTTCCGCACCCGGCTCTCGTATCTCATGTTCACCGGCCGGCCTGGCGAGGCGCTCGAGATCCTGGGACGTACGGCCGACTGGCCGATCGAGATCCGGCCGGACTTCATTGCCGCGATCCGCGCCACCGCCGAAGCGCTCGCCGGAAAACGCCCGCCCGAACAAGCACGGCGCACGGCGCTTGAATATCTCGAAGGGAACCCGTCGGCCGCGCTTCAGGTGGCCCAAGCCTGCGTTGCGCTGGGCGACGCGGCGGCCGCGTTCGCGCTGCTGCGCGGCTATTATTTCGGGGAGGGGGAATGGAAGGCGCTCGCCCCCGCCGGTGGCGACGAGGATCGCGTCACCAGCCCGCTGTTCCAGCCGATGA
- a CDS encoding DUF4199 domain-containing protein, translating to MSAAARPTRHALVYGALAGATAIALICVTLSVDIAGHSMWLGYLVMLAALSLLFVGVKRYRDVECGGVIRFGPAFALGLAITVVAAIAYAAGWELYVALTGYDFMADYSRSTLDDMRANGAAPAAIAAQAAELSALSAQMRNPLLRIPMIMAEILPVGLVVALVSAALLRNPGFLPAHGPRGGN from the coding sequence GTGAGCGCCGCCGCGCGGCCGACGCGCCATGCGCTGGTCTATGGCGCGCTCGCCGGCGCGACCGCGATCGCGCTGATCTGCGTGACTCTCTCGGTCGACATCGCCGGCCATTCGATGTGGCTCGGCTATTTGGTGATGCTGGCCGCGCTGTCGCTGCTGTTCGTCGGCGTCAAACGCTATCGCGACGTCGAGTGCGGCGGGGTGATCCGCTTCGGCCCGGCGTTCGCGCTCGGCCTGGCCATCACCGTCGTCGCGGCGATCGCTTATGCCGCGGGGTGGGAGCTGTACGTTGCGCTGACCGGATATGACTTCATGGCCGATTACAGCCGCAGCACGCTCGACGACATGCGCGCCAATGGCGCCGCGCCCGCCGCGATTGCCGCGCAGGCGGCCGAGCTTAGTGCGCTCAGCGCGCAGATGCGCAATCCGCTGCTGCGGATCCCGATGATCATGGCCGAGATCCTGCCGGTCGGGCTTGTCGTCGCGCTGGTCTCGGCGGCGTTGCTACGCAACCCCGGCTTCCTGCCCGCGCATGGGCCGCGCGGAGGAAATTGA
- a CDS encoding SGNH/GDSL hydrolase family protein, translating to MRRRHFAKLLSASLIAIAALPAPAAAQHIDRIVTFGDSLADDGNFFQITGVSPIGTPYSTGRFTGGVNYIDVLSDLLNAPVENFAIGGALTNNTNTTPGSRASPSRCRASLPGAEAHFRASRTASTKATWSPCRLGATMRAPISGAPAAPSRARPPPRPHRWRLRPRT from the coding sequence ATGCGCCGTCGCCATTTCGCCAAATTGCTGTCCGCGTCACTTATCGCGATCGCCGCGCTGCCGGCGCCGGCCGCCGCACAGCATATCGACCGCATCGTCACGTTCGGCGACAGCCTGGCCGACGACGGCAATTTCTTCCAGATCACCGGCGTGTCGCCAATTGGAACGCCTTATTCGACGGGTCGCTTCACCGGCGGCGTCAATTACATCGACGTGCTGAGCGATCTCCTCAATGCACCGGTCGAAAATTTCGCCATCGGCGGCGCGCTGACCAACAACACCAACACGACCCCGGGGTCCCGGGCTTCACCTTCGAGGTGCAGAGCTTCCTTGCCGGGGGCGGAGGCGCATTTCCGAGCGTCCAGAACAGCTTCGACGAAGGCGACCTGGTCACCGTGTCGGTTGGGGGCAACGATGCGCGCACCTATCAGCGGAGCGCCGGCAGCACCGTCGCGGGCGCGCCCGCCGCCGCGACCGCATCGCTGGCGTCTGCGGCCGCGAACCTGA
- a CDS encoding amidohydrolase — MNHRLRCAAAVLAMLAATPAFAEPDYAPAVRADYQASLGGLFDWFHRNPELSFKEMLTAARMAKELRGVPGMAVTEKVGGTGVVGVMRNGAGPVVLVRADMDGLPVHEDSGLPNASKVRQVDIDGVEKPVMHACGHDTHITSMIGTARRLAAMRDRWKGTILFVVQPAEERIGGARKMMEDGLYTRFPKPQYALAFHVDSEMPTGMFSAAEGLQYSSADTVNITVPGVGAHGASPHTGKDPIYMASQLVIALQGLVSRERMPLAPAVITVGSFHAGLKANIISNEAKLELTVRANTEEERKRLIDGIRRVAHGVGEMNGMPADKMPVVTVPEGTGVTNNDPELARRLNATISAALGKAAFKPFVQTDMGAEDFPYFIPPGSGVRGYYFGIGGTPQAAFDAAKAGGPPVPSHHSNLFKITPEPAITNATIAMTAAVLDLMKPGAAAADD; from the coding sequence ATGAACCATCGTCTTCGCTGCGCAGCCGCCGTCCTGGCCATGCTCGCCGCAACGCCGGCATTCGCCGAGCCCGATTACGCGCCTGCCGTCCGCGCCGATTATCAGGCGTCGCTGGGCGGGCTGTTCGACTGGTTCCACCGCAACCCCGAACTGTCGTTCAAGGAGATGCTGACCGCCGCGCGCATGGCCAAGGAACTGCGCGGCGTGCCGGGCATGGCGGTGACCGAAAAGGTCGGCGGGACGGGCGTCGTCGGCGTGATGCGCAATGGCGCCGGCCCGGTGGTGCTGGTGCGTGCCGACATGGACGGACTTCCGGTCCATGAGGATTCGGGCCTGCCCAACGCCAGCAAAGTGCGCCAGGTCGACATCGACGGCGTCGAAAAGCCGGTGATGCACGCCTGCGGCCACGACACGCACATCACCAGCATGATCGGCACCGCGCGCCGGCTTGCGGCCATGCGGGACCGCTGGAAGGGCACGATCCTGTTCGTCGTCCAGCCGGCCGAGGAGCGCATCGGCGGCGCGCGCAAGATGATGGAGGACGGGCTCTACACCCGCTTCCCCAAGCCTCAATATGCGCTCGCCTTCCACGTCGATTCCGAAATGCCGACCGGCATGTTCAGCGCCGCCGAAGGGCTTCAGTACAGCTCCGCCGACACCGTCAATATCACGGTCCCCGGGGTCGGCGCGCATGGCGCCTCGCCGCATACCGGCAAGGACCCGATCTACATGGCGTCGCAGCTGGTGATCGCGCTGCAGGGTCTGGTGAGCCGCGAGCGAATGCCGCTCGCCCCCGCGGTCATCACCGTCGGCTCGTTCCACGCCGGGCTCAAGGCCAACATCATTTCGAATGAGGCCAAGCTGGAACTGACGGTGCGCGCCAATACCGAGGAGGAGCGCAAGCGGCTGATCGACGGGATCCGCCGCGTGGCGCACGGCGTCGGTGAGATGAACGGGATGCCCGCGGACAAGATGCCGGTCGTGACCGTGCCCGAAGGCACCGGGGTCACCAACAACGACCCCGAGCTCGCCCGACGGCTCAACGCAACGATCAGCGCAGCGCTGGGCAAAGCGGCGTTCAAGCCGTTCGTGCAGACCGACATGGGGGCCGAAGACTTTCCCTATTTCATCCCGCCGGGATCGGGCGTGCGCGGCTATTATTTCGGGATCGGCGGGACGCCGCAGGCGGCGTTCGACGCGGCCAAGGCGGGCGGGCCGCCGGTTCCGTCGCACCACAGCAATCTGTTCAAGATCACGCCCGAACCGGCCATCACCAACGCAACCATCGCGATGACCGCCGCGGTCCTCGACCTGATGAAGCCGGGCGCGGCGGCTGCGGACGACTGA
- a CDS encoding SRPBCC domain-containing protein: MDLKFRVAARIARPVHDVFEAIADPAQLSNYFTTGGAQGRLETGATVTWDFHDYPGAFPVEVVEVVPDEKIVLKWEASEGEPPNVEGGGVTPAAYKTTVTMTFKPLDGNRRTLVEIKEEGWRETQGALDASYGNCQGWSQMLCALKTWLEHGINLRDGMYV, encoded by the coding sequence ATGGACCTGAAATTCCGCGTCGCCGCCCGGATCGCTCGGCCAGTGCATGACGTGTTCGAAGCCATCGCCGATCCGGCGCAGCTGTCGAACTATTTCACCACCGGCGGCGCGCAGGGGCGGCTGGAAACGGGAGCGACGGTGACGTGGGACTTTCACGATTATCCGGGCGCCTTCCCGGTCGAGGTGGTTGAGGTCGTGCCCGACGAAAAGATCGTCCTCAAATGGGAAGCGAGCGAAGGCGAGCCGCCGAATGTCGAGGGCGGCGGCGTCACCCCCGCCGCCTACAAGACGACGGTGACGATGACCTTCAAACCTCTCGATGGGAACCGCCGCACCCTGGTCGAGATCAAGGAGGAAGGCTGGCGCGAAACGCAGGGGGCGCTCGACGCCAGCTACGGCAATTGCCAGGGCTGGAGCCAGATGCTGTGCGCGCTCAAGACCTGGCTTGAGCACGGCATCAACCTGCGCGACGGCATGTACGTCTGA
- a CDS encoding ArsR/SmtB family transcription factor, whose protein sequence is MSKPDGIDLVFKALASPIRRQMLDDLRDQPLTTGALCKHFSEIDRCTVMQHLRVLEEAELVIAERRGRERWNHLNPLPIHDIHERWIGPHAASATARLAKLKRALERQG, encoded by the coding sequence ATGTCAAAACCGGACGGGATCGATTTGGTGTTCAAGGCTCTCGCATCGCCCATCCGGCGTCAGATGCTCGATGACCTGCGCGATCAACCGCTCACGACCGGCGCGTTGTGCAAGCATTTTTCCGAGATCGACCGCTGCACGGTGATGCAGCACCTGCGCGTGCTGGAAGAAGCCGAACTGGTGATTGCCGAACGCCGTGGGCGTGAGCGGTGGAACCACCTCAACCCCCTGCCCATCCACGACATTCACGAACGTTGGATCGGCCCGCACGCGGCCAGCGCGACGGCCCGGCTGGCGAAGTTGAAGCGCGCGCTCGAACGGCAGGGCTAA
- the uvrB gene encoding excinuclease ABC subunit UvrB, which translates to MAIQIRTSLAEPETGETFVPHKPARPDKAEGGKRFKIVSDYEPAGDQPTAIAELVEAAREGEKSQVLLGVTGSGKTFTMAQVIETLQRPALVLAPNKILAAQLYAEFKSFFPDNAVEYFVSYYDYYQPEAYVPRSDTYIEKESSVNEAIDRMRHSATRSLLERDDVIIVASVSCLYGIGSVETYSAMTFSLKKGASEDQREIIRKLVALQYRRNDQAFTRGSFRVKGDNLEIFPSHYEDSAWRISFFGDEIEDITEFDPLTGKKTAQLDYVKVYANSHYVTPGPTLKQAMEAIRHELAERLKELEAEGKLLELQRLEQRTNFDLEMIAATGSCAGIENYSRFLTGRLPGEPPPTLFEYLPDNALLFVDESHQTVPQIGAMARGDHRRKITLAEYGFRLPSCIDNRPLRFNEWDAMRPQTTFVSATPGPWEMNETGGVFSEQVIRPTGLIDPPVEIKPVEDQVDDLVNEAKITAKKGYRTLVTTLTKRMAEDLTEYLHEAGLRVRYMHSDVETLERIELIRELRLGVYDVLVGINLLREGLDIPECGLVAILDADKEGFLRSETSLIQTIGRAARNVDGRVILYADTITGSIERALAETNRRRDRQLAYNAEHGITPETIKRQIHDVMAHVATRDGVVIDTGDDERPHLVGHNLKAYIADLEERMRKSAADLEFEEAARLRDEIRRLEEDDLGIPHDQRAAPRPLGNSTEGKPGTRKGRFGRQQRTRFGGRRG; encoded by the coding sequence ATGGCGATTCAAATCCGCACCAGCCTGGCCGAGCCCGAGACGGGCGAGACCTTCGTTCCCCACAAGCCGGCGCGGCCCGACAAGGCCGAGGGCGGCAAGCGCTTCAAGATCGTCTCCGATTATGAGCCTGCGGGCGACCAGCCGACCGCGATCGCCGAGCTGGTGGAGGCCGCGCGCGAGGGCGAGAAGAGCCAGGTGCTCCTCGGCGTCACCGGGTCGGGCAAGACCTTCACCATGGCGCAGGTGATCGAGACGCTGCAGCGCCCCGCGCTGGTGCTCGCGCCGAACAAGATCCTCGCCGCGCAACTCTACGCCGAATTCAAGAGCTTCTTCCCGGACAACGCGGTCGAATATTTCGTCAGCTACTACGATTATTACCAGCCCGAAGCCTACGTGCCCCGGTCCGACACCTACATCGAGAAGGAAAGCTCGGTGAACGAGGCGATCGACCGCATGCGCCACTCGGCGACGCGCTCGCTGCTCGAACGCGACGACGTGATCATCGTCGCTTCGGTCAGCTGCCTCTACGGCATCGGGTCGGTCGAAACCTATTCGGCGATGACCTTCAGCCTCAAGAAGGGCGCGTCGGAGGATCAGCGCGAGATCATCCGCAAGCTGGTTGCGCTGCAATATCGTCGCAACGACCAGGCGTTCACCCGCGGCAGCTTCCGCGTGAAGGGCGACAATCTGGAGATCTTCCCGTCGCACTATGAGGACAGCGCCTGGCGCATCAGCTTCTTCGGCGATGAGATCGAAGACATCACCGAATTCGATCCGCTGACCGGCAAGAAGACCGCGCAGCTCGACTACGTGAAGGTCTATGCCAACTCGCACTACGTGACGCCCGGCCCGACGCTCAAGCAGGCGATGGAGGCGATCCGCCACGAGCTTGCCGAACGGCTCAAGGAACTGGAAGCCGAAGGCAAGCTGCTCGAGCTCCAGCGGCTCGAGCAGCGGACCAATTTCGACCTCGAGATGATCGCCGCGACGGGCAGCTGCGCGGGGATCGAGAATTATTCGCGCTTCCTCACCGGGCGGCTACCCGGCGAGCCGCCGCCGACGCTGTTCGAATATCTGCCGGACAATGCGCTGCTGTTCGTCGACGAAAGCCACCAGACAGTGCCGCAGATCGGCGCGATGGCGCGGGGCGACCACCGGCGCAAGATCACGCTCGCCGAATATGGCTTCCGCCTGCCGAGCTGCATCGACAACCGCCCGCTGCGCTTCAACGAATGGGATGCGATGCGCCCGCAGACGACCTTCGTCAGCGCGACGCCCGGCCCGTGGGAAATGAACGAGACCGGCGGCGTCTTTTCGGAGCAGGTCATCCGCCCGACCGGCCTCATCGACCCGCCGGTCGAGATCAAGCCGGTCGAAGACCAGGTCGACGACCTCGTCAACGAAGCCAAGATCACCGCCAAGAAGGGTTATCGCACGCTCGTCACCACGCTGACCAAGCGCATGGCAGAGGACCTTACCGAATATCTCCACGAAGCGGGCTTGCGCGTTCGCTACATGCACAGCGACGTCGAGACGCTCGAGCGGATCGAGCTGATCCGCGAGCTTCGGCTCGGGGTCTATGACGTTTTGGTCGGGATCAACCTGCTGCGCGAAGGGCTCGACATTCCCGAATGCGGGCTGGTCGCGATCCTCGACGCTGACAAGGAGGGCTTCCTGCGCTCGGAAACGTCACTCATCCAGACCATCGGCCGCGCCGCGCGCAACGTCGACGGGCGCGTCATCCTCTACGCCGACACGATCACCGGATCGATCGAGCGCGCGCTTGCCGAAACCAACCGCCGCCGCGATCGCCAGCTTGCTTACAATGCCGAACACGGCATCACGCCGGAGACGATCAAGCGCCAGATTCACGATGTCATGGCCCATGTCGCGACGCGCGACGGCGTGGTGATCGACACCGGCGACGACGAACGTCCGCACCTCGTCGGCCACAACCTCAAGGCCTATATCGCCGATCTCGAAGAGCGCATGCGCAAGAGCGCCGCCGACCTCGAATTCGAAGAAGCCGCCCGCCTCCGCGACGAAATCCGCCGGCTTGAGGAAGACGACCTCGGCATCCCGCACGATCAGCGCGCCGCCCCGCGCCCCCTCGGCAATTCGACCGAAGGCAAACCCGGCACCCGCAAAGGCCGTTTCGGCCGCCAGCAGCGCACGCGCTTCGGCGGCCGCCGCGGCTAG
- a CDS encoding autotransporter domain-containing protein produces MSVGGNDARTYQRSAGSTVAGAPAAATASLASAAANLNLLVAAGAPTISFLGLDTANAPETNFAPDPAGARAIRSAFSDVFSDGMKDLLAGYADDGVIVHYLDLNLILERVSEDLGAYGLTGLACPAFPAPAGPAAPPGDLTCVLSSAAAAQYLFYGDQLHPTSAASAIIARYVAAQTYAPLTLQAPVSLGVDISRQFGRTLTSRVDLARGNAPAEGVRIFAVGDFISNDIDETLSNFSYENDGVGATLGAESNFGAAMGGVALNYSRSKSDFAIDASRNRVTSWQIGAYGGFASGGLFAQGHAAYGKDEHRIRRAGVIDNLSARPDGTHYSVGAKAGYLIGFDGLIAGLRAGPVIAFDHAQAKVEDYSEDGDAALSLSVSEQTLKSTTGQLGIEGRLSLIEGVRSFTTLTAEREFGKDGRTILFAQNSAPEIVNQWNVVREGGTYGRLSSGASFDLWQGATLNTAISSTFGRKDGREFGLQLGFNMGF; encoded by the coding sequence GTGTCGGTTGGGGGCAACGATGCGCGCACCTATCAGCGGAGCGCCGGCAGCACCGTCGCGGGCGCGCCCGCCGCCGCGACCGCATCGCTGGCGTCTGCGGCCGCGAACCTGAACCTTTTGGTCGCGGCGGGCGCGCCGACGATCAGCTTCCTTGGCCTCGACACGGCCAATGCGCCCGAAACCAATTTCGCGCCCGACCCGGCGGGCGCGCGGGCGATCCGCAGCGCCTTTTCCGACGTATTCAGCGACGGGATGAAGGATTTGCTCGCCGGCTATGCCGACGATGGCGTCATCGTCCATTACCTTGACCTCAACCTCATCCTGGAGCGTGTTTCCGAGGATCTTGGCGCCTATGGCCTGACGGGCCTGGCCTGCCCGGCCTTCCCGGCGCCCGCCGGACCGGCAGCGCCTCCGGGCGACTTGACCTGCGTCCTCAGCAGTGCCGCCGCAGCGCAATATCTGTTCTACGGCGACCAGCTGCACCCGACCTCGGCGGCGTCGGCGATCATCGCCCGCTATGTTGCCGCGCAGACCTACGCACCGCTGACATTGCAAGCGCCGGTGAGCCTTGGCGTCGATATCTCGCGCCAGTTCGGACGCACGCTGACCTCGCGCGTCGATTTAGCGCGCGGCAACGCACCGGCCGAAGGCGTCCGCATTTTCGCGGTCGGCGACTTCATTTCCAACGACATTGACGAGACGCTGAGCAACTTCTCCTACGAGAATGACGGCGTCGGCGCGACGCTCGGCGCGGAAAGCAATTTCGGCGCAGCGATGGGCGGCGTGGCGCTCAATTACAGCCGTTCCAAGTCGGATTTCGCCATCGATGCTTCGCGCAACCGCGTGACCAGCTGGCAGATCGGCGCCTATGGCGGCTTCGCGTCGGGCGGCTTGTTCGCTCAGGGCCATGCCGCATACGGCAAGGACGAGCACCGCATTCGGCGCGCAGGCGTGATCGACAATCTCAGCGCGCGGCCGGACGGCACGCATTATTCCGTGGGCGCCAAAGCAGGCTATCTGATCGGGTTCGACGGCCTCATCGCCGGCCTGCGCGCCGGGCCGGTCATCGCGTTCGACCATGCGCAGGCCAAGGTCGAGGATTATAGCGAGGACGGCGATGCGGCGCTGTCGTTGAGCGTCAGCGAACAGACGCTGAAATCGACCACCGGCCAACTCGGCATCGAAGGGCGGCTGAGCCTTATCGAGGGCGTGCGTTCGTTTACGACGCTCACCGCCGAACGCGAATTCGGCAAGGACGGCCGCACGATCCTGTTCGCGCAGAACAGCGCGCCGGAAATCGTCAACCAGTGGAATGTCGTCCGCGAGGGCGGGACCTACGGCCGCCTGTCGAGTGGCGCGAGCTTCGACCTGTGGCAGGGTGCGACGCTCAACACGGCGATCAGCAGCACGTTCGGGCGCAAGGACGGCCGCGAATTCGGGCTTCAGCTGGGCTTCAACATGGGCTTCTGA
- a CDS encoding response regulator transcription factor: MARTMILYALALALAAGILDALEYRHATRAFSTEIYIALLAVGFVALGIWVGRRLTPAPRPAEFQRNANAIRSLGLTPRECEVLELLARGQSIKEMARALAISPNTVKTHVAHVYGKLEVERRAHAVDKARWLALIP, translated from the coding sequence GTGGCCCGGACGATGATCCTCTACGCCTTGGCGCTGGCGCTTGCGGCGGGCATCCTCGACGCGCTCGAGTACCGCCATGCGACCCGCGCCTTCTCGACCGAAATCTATATCGCGCTGCTGGCGGTCGGGTTCGTCGCGCTCGGCATCTGGGTCGGACGGCGGCTGACGCCGGCCCCTCGCCCGGCCGAATTCCAGCGTAACGCGAACGCCATCCGCTCGCTCGGGCTGACCCCGCGCGAATGCGAGGTGCTGGAGCTGCTCGCCCGCGGCCAGTCGATCAAGGAAATGGCGCGGGCGCTGGCGATCTCCCCCAACACGGTCAAGACCCACGTCGCGCACGTCTACGGCAAGCTCGAGGTCGAGCGCCGCGCCCATGCCGTGGACAAGGCGCGCTGGCTGGCGCTGATCCCCTAA
- a CDS encoding VOC family protein has product MPVIGMGGYFFRAKDPAKLKAWYKDRLGVGGGCGTDDKGEPHEWVWFHQGGPMVFEPFKQDSDYFPADRTAMVNLRVRDLDGLLAELRAAGEEISREETMDGVGRFARIHDPEGNPIELWEPEA; this is encoded by the coding sequence ATGCCAGTGATCGGAATGGGCGGATATTTCTTCCGCGCGAAGGACCCCGCCAAGCTCAAGGCCTGGTACAAGGACCGGCTCGGCGTCGGCGGCGGCTGCGGTACCGACGACAAGGGCGAGCCCCACGAGTGGGTGTGGTTCCACCAGGGCGGGCCGATGGTGTTCGAACCGTTCAAGCAGGACAGCGACTATTTCCCCGCCGACCGCACGGCGATGGTCAATCTGCGCGTGCGCGACCTCGACGGCCTGCTCGCCGAGCTGCGCGCCGCGGGCGAGGAGATTAGCCGCGAGGAGACGATGGACGGGGTCGGCCGCTTCGCCCGCATCCACGACCCCGAGGGCAATCCGATCGAGCTGTGGGAGCCGGAGGCGTGA